The genomic segment GGctcagcgcgtcgacgtcgtcgagacgcgtcgcgatcgggtTCCAACGAGCTCACCATGATAAACGCACGCCGTCCACGGCCTCGAGGGCGCCCCAGTCTGGAGTCTGCATGCCTGCCGAGTGTTCCGCTGACGGAGGACAGGAGTCTAAGAGAGATTCGCCCGCGGCCTTGCTCGAGAACTGCTGATGAGACGCTCAGTCGAGGCGCTGGATTGAAGAGGCGCCAGGTAACCGACTTCACTCGCCCGTATGACTTTAGGTATGAGCGCGAGACTGAAGTGTTcgcacgctcgcggcgggtctAACCCTGCCGGTGCTCAGATCGCGCGACCTGGTGTGGTCGAGTAGCCGAGGTCACCATTCTCGCCATTTTCTCAGTTTTTTTTCCGGGGGCGATGGGTTTTATGAAAATGCACAAGGAAACAGTAAGACGTTCCTACTATTTGATGTTAGTCCTCATAAAAAGTCAGTCAGAATTTGGCTGCTTTCTCGCCGAACAATCCGATTGGCTGAAAAATCCTATCAGAATACGTGGTCTTCTCCCGTTCAGCTGTGGGGGATCAAGCCATCTGCTCAAGCACCAtggccgccatcgccgcctcctctgTCTccatcgcccccgcgcgcgttgcCGCGGCCCGCCAGTCgcgttcccgcgcgcgcgcggcggtcgtcgtcaAGGCCTCCGCCGATGAGCGCCAGGTGAGAGGACTGCCCTAGAAAGCACAAATCCCGTGCTGACGGTGCTGCTCTCGTGGCAACAGAGGATCGCATCCGAGCCGAACCCTGACATCCCCTTTCCACCCGTCGCAGGTTGAGGCCACCacctcccgccgcgagctcgccgtgaagggcttcgccgccctcgccgccgtcgccgccgtgcgcccCGAACCCGTGAGTCCCCGAGGAGAACCCAAACCCCCCGATCGGATCGTCCCAAACGAATCCTCCTCTATCCACATTCCCGGCCGCGCCGACTCTGCTGACCTACGTCCCCTATTCTTCCCCGATTCTTCGTCCAGGCCCACGCCCTCTTCGGCTTCGGCGGTGATAAGGAGACCCAGTACGCTGAGCAGACCGCGGGCGTCATCGCGCAGGTGCGCTTCACCCTCGACCTCCCCGCCGACTCTGACGAGAAGGCTGCGGCCATCGAGAAGACCCGCAAGCTCACCAACGACTGGGTCGCGCGCTACCGCCGCGACAAGGGAATCACCGGCAGGCCCTCCTACGGCAACGTGTACTCCGCCCTCAACGCGGTGTCCGGTCACTACAACAACTTCGGCACCAAGTACCCCCTTCCCCAGAAGCGCAAGGACCGCGTTCTTCAGGAGTTCGAGACTGCCGAGATCGCCCTTTCCCGCGGCCGCTAAGCAAAAACCGCGATTTGGTGGGTGGTGGgtgtcgcgtcgcgcgctgctcgtaTAGATGCGTGTGAGAGAAATGGGGCGCGGCGACTTTAAAAAAATCAGAATATATTACCATGACGTCGAGCCGAGTCGAGGATCGCGAGTCGACCCCGGATGGGTTGGAAAATGAATCACGCCCCTCCGTTGGCTCGGGCCAGCAGCTCCTTGTCGATGGTACCGAACGTTTCCCTGAGGAACGTTCGCAGACCACCCTTGAGAgcgtcgtacgcggcgtcctcctggCTCCTTCGGTCGGTCTTTCTGTCCTCCACCTTGACGGTGTactcgacctcgtcgtcgtccaccgtgTCCCTGCTCGCCTCCGGGATGTGCACCGTGCCCTTCACCGGcttgacgtcctcgccgtcccctTCGAACGTGCACTCCCACGCGAGCGTGACGTCGAAGTCGAACCCGTGCCTGGGCTTACCGCGCACCATCACCACCGTGGCGTCCCCCTTGAACGTCTTGACCTCCTTGacgacggccgcgccgcctccggccACGTCGATCGTCTTGCCAACCACGAGTTCCTCCACCCGCGCCTTGGCCCAGTCGGTGTGGCCGCGCTCCTCCCAGGTGCCGGCGCGGTTCCAGGAGCTCAgacccacgccgccgccgctcatcTGCTTCGCCAGCTtgtcagcctcctcctcgctgagCTTCACGGGCGCAGCCTTGGGCGCCGTGCCCTGGTTGGCTTGCTGGTGCCAGTAGTGATAGCCGATCGGGCCTttgtccttcttcgccttggcggcgccgtcgccgttcgcggcgggggcttcCGCCTTGTTTTCAGCCTCAGTCATGGCGCCGGTACCTTTCTTAACCTTCCGAACCACCTTACGTTTGGGTCGCGCGCCTGtgtgcgccgtcgcgggggacTCCTCTCTCCGATCGGTCAaaggcgccgccgaagaagatgaaggttcgccgtcgcgagctccaGGGATCAGGCGCCCGAGGGTCGACTTGACCCGCCCGGTGACTGTCCGGGCGACTGCGGAGACCGCGTTTCCGATGACGCGGGTTCCGGTGGCGGGCGTccaggcgacgcgcgcacggTCGGTGTGGTTCGGACCTTCGAAGTTTCGTCTGCTTTCGGCCGCTCGTCTGCAGGCGATttcgcgcgggagccgcgggtggcgcctCTGGCTCCGTGGAAGCGATTGCTACGGCTCTGGGGACCCGGGGCGATGCTTTGGCCGATCTAACAACTCTAAGGCTACGTCTAGGATGTCTACGCGCTAATTCGGACGCCCTCCTCCCAGCAAATCGTGGATCCACAGCTGGCACGGATGGTCTCACAGCGGCAGCTGCAGCCTGTGGCGCTGCGACTTTTTGGTGATGGTtttgcgccgcgagcagcagTAGCAGTACGTCACGAGGCAGCACGTCACGAACATCATGGGCCCTCCCGCCCAGAGCATCAGCAGGGAAGACCAGCTGATTAGCCAAGCCATCTCGGGGACTCGCTCGTGTTATCGCCCGAAGACCTCGaaaccgcggcgaggagcgaaGTGTCACCCCGGCTCCGCAACTGTTTCATCAGTTGGCTGTTTTGAGCGAGCCAGGGCCAAAAAGCCGATCGGGCACGCGGAACACAATTCAAGCCAGAAGCGGGCGCACCTTGCCCACGGATCCTGCGAGGATGGCCATGAACTGGCAGCaggagctgctcgcgcagacgatcgccgcggcacaacccgcggcgaagaaggtgaGTGCCCCGATCGCCCACATCCCGACGAACCCGagcgccgatcgcgtcgacccgcgcccTTTTCTCCCAAAGAGCCCCTCGATGGTCCGATCGACCGATCCTCCCGACGCTGACGCGGACcgatcccgccgctcgtTCCCAGAGCAAGAAGGCGAAAGGGGCGTCGGTCCCCGTTCCCAAGGTTGGTCCCAACGTGGTGCACTCCAAGGCGACCGTCGCCCAGCCCAAGATGCTGCTCGATAACCTCAACGCCAAGAACCTGCCCAAAGCTGAGctgctggaggagctcgccgcgaggttcgtcACCAACTGCCCACCCGAGGAGCTGAAGGTGTTCGAGCGGCTGATgttcctcgtcgagcaggcGCACTGGTACTACGAGGACTTCGTGCGCGTGGAACAGCCCAACCTCAAGACGCTGCGCCTGAGGGACTTCACCGAGCTGATGTTCCACAAGGtgaaggcgctcgcgcacaACAAGGGGCGAACGGATGAAATCTACAAAAAGTTTACCAACTACAAGTTCAGCGTGCCCACCGGCGGAGTCATCATCCTCAATCCCAAGCTGGACAAGGTGCTGATGGTGAAGGGGTACAAGGCAAACTCGGGGTGGGGCTTTCCCAAGGGTAAGATCAACaaggacgagcccgaggctgactgcgcggcgcgggaggtgACCGAGGAGGTTGGCGTGGACTTTCGACCGTGGATCAAGGAGGACGACTCCATCGTCATGTTCAGGACCATCGACCAGGAGCTGGGGTTGAAGCAGCGCTCGCGGTTGTTCATCGTGCCGGGTATCAGCGAACAAACCCCGTTCGCCACCCTGACCAGGAAGGAGATCTCGGGCATCGCGTGGCACCCGCTGACGATGCTCGCCAAGGACGCGGGGGGCAAGAAGTACTTCTTCTGCAAGCCTTACCTGCAGCCCCTGCTGCAGTGGATCAAGAATTACAAGAAGAAGATGGGCAAagcggcgttcgcgacggtGGACCTCGGCTTCATGCCCGCGACACCGGGCGGGGAtgccctcgcgccggcgcaaATGTACACTCCCAAAGGCGCGGCCCCACCAGGTGACCGGTTCCCTTCGTTGTCAAACTTCACGTTTGACGTGAAAAAGGTGAACAAagtgatggcggcggcgtgaggaggaggaagaaggGAGAAGAAaggggcgcgaacgcggagaAAGTAGATTCGGGGACTTGCGAAGGGGGCGTTTCCCGAGTCTTATTGTAATATCATTTTAGTCACTTAGCTCAACCACATCAAAGACAACGTTGCGCGTGCCCGAGCTGCACTGTCCAGAAGTGCGTCCTGCCGGAAAAGCCCTTCATCACGCAATCTCCTTCATGCGCTTTTTTGGGTTTTTTTCCCGAACTTTTTCGTGGTTCGGGCCCCCCCCTTCGCGACACCGTGCCGCGCACGCGGATCGGCAGGCGTATCAAGAGCAAGCCTTCCTGCCGTcaagcgcgtcgtccgatCGAGAGAGTTCATCTGTCGCGCGCAAGCGAGCTCGCTTTCAGCTCGAGCGTCAAACGCCCGCATCCCTTTTGTGTCGTTGCTTTAGGCCCCCCGGGAATGGCCAATGTGGCGGAGGTATCGGAAGTGGGGGTCGATGGAGAGGAACAGCCCGAAGATGAGATACGCGCGCAGATGAGGTGAGTATCGCACATGTGCCACAATCCATCGCCGTTCGTGACTTCGCGACCCGAGATTCTGGCCGCGACTCGACGCATTTACGTGTCCCGCGCCCAGAGGGGAAAACCCAGTCGCGAAAAAGTACTCAGTGGCCTCCCTCCCCGCCGATCCTCCCCCGCAGAGAGCGTACGCTTAAGATGTGGCTCGCGCTTAGAAATTCGCGCGTCAAGCTTAATTTGTACAGCGGGTGCGTTCATCCttccctcgctcgcgcgaaTGCCTCCGGCCCGTCACGACTCCTTTCCCCGGGAAGAGAGCCCGTCCAGTCTCGCAAACGACGGTACGAAGGTTCTGATTGTACAATCCTCTCGAACTCGCTCAGGGTGGAGGTAACCGGGGTGTTCCAGGCGGTGGATGCGAAGCACGAAAATCTCGTGATCGCCGATCTCGATAGTGGGATAGGCGTCGTGCCCGTGGCGCTCGTGCGGTGGTCGGACGTCTTGTCGATGACCACCTTGCCGCCGGCTGATGAGACCGACGGTTCGGGACCTTTGACGCCGATGCAAGCCAGCCACGCGAGCTAACCGCCGTTTGGGGCTGGGTATGGTTCGCGGGGAAGATTTTTGGTTAGACTATATTGTTTCTTATTATTGTTTGTCGACGAAGGGGATCGGGTGCGAAGATCACCGTGGtgggtcgcgcgcgtgtgtAACCGTATGTGAGGTATGGGATTGTAGCACAGGAGTTGTACGAGTATTCGTTAAATCATCATCAGCTGTACGGCACCCCAAAGCCAAACTTAACGAAGGTTCGCTCGCAGCACGTCAGCTCCCTGCAAATCGCCGACGTGTTGacaccctcggcgtcgcacgcggacgGACCGGACACGAGATATCCCTCGTCGCACGTGGGCTGACACgtcgtgcccgcggcgaggcgactCGTGCAATCCCCAACCGCGCCATTCGCGGGAGACGCAGACGCGTCGCAGTACGCAAACTTCGTGAACACGTACGCACTTCCGCCGTTCACCGCTGACCTCCCGGCCACCAATGTGTCCCCGCTGATCGCGACGCCGTAGCCGAGCATTGTATTCTgagcgccgtcgttcgcgatcAGCTTGGCAACCTGCGTCCAGCCGGAGGGGTCGGTGGAGTCGCGCCAGAAAACGTACACTGCCCCGCTGTTGGATCCCTTGCTGTTATCGTCACCATACGCCCCGATCACCACCACGTCGCCTTCGATCGACACGCCGTTGCCGAATAGGTCATCCGCAGCGCCGTCATCTGGTTTCAGCTTGGACTCCGTCCACGCAGAGGTGAGGGAGCCGGGGTCGTTGCGGGTGAAAATGTAAGCCGACCCGCTGTCACGGTCTGGGTTGTGGTCCTTATGCGCCCCGATAACGAtggtgtcgccgtcgatcgcgacgctGTTACCGAATCTGTCGCCTACCGCACCGTCGCTCGCCTCCAGAATGGCGCGCTCCGTCCAGTCAGAGCTGAGGTCACCGGCGTTGTTCCGGGTGAACACGTAGGCGCCTCCGGTTTGGGAAGCTTTGACGTGCGACCCGACCACCAaggtgtcgccgtcgagggccACACCGACGCCGAAATTACTCCCAGGGTAAGAAGCCGCATCGCTCGGCTTTAGTTTTGCGCCAACCTGCGACCAGGTTGAGCTGAGATCGCCGGCGAAGTCGCGCCGgaacacgtacgcggacCCTCCACTGGAATCGTCAAAGATTTCGCCCACCGCGATTGTGtcgccatcgacggcgacggaccagCCGAACTGGTCGCCCGGCGAGCCCCCCGAGCCATCACTCACCTCCAGAATGGCGCGCTGCGTCCAGTTggaggcgaggtcgccggggGAGTCGCGGGTAAACACGTACGCGCCGCCCTTGTTGCCATTCATCCCCTTGGCGCCGAGAACCaacgtgtcgccgtcgatggctACGGAGAAGCCGAGCCTTTCGCCCGCGGTCGTGGCGCTCCCAGTGAGGATTGCGCGCTCCGTCCAGGAGGAGCTGAGGTTCCCGGGAAAGTCGCGCGTGTACACGTACGCTGCCCCGGCGTCCACTCCAAGTCCGCCGTGTTTATTCGCGCCTATCACTATCGTGTCTCCGTCGACGGCAACGGCGGGGTAAGCGAAATAGTCGCTTGCAAAACCGTCGCTCGAGGTCAGCACCGCGCTCTGCGGATACTCGAAATCGGCCAaggtccccggcgcgacgaccaaAGCCAGGAGCACGAGGGCGATgagacggcgcgacgaccaaagccaggagcgcgagggcgttgagaccaggagcgcgagggcgttgaGACCGCGCGACGAATGACGCAAAAAGGGCGAATTACTTCGTCCCAAACGCGTACTCAACACGCGGACGGTCGCCATGGCGCGAGGCCTATCGAGTTCGGaacagcgcccgcgcggcgtatCGGGCGGGTGAGAGAGACTGAGGGAGGGCAACGGGGGAAGGTTCCTCGGGCCCCTGTACGCTCGCTCTGAGTGTGTTAACTTTCAGGCCAGCACGAGATATTTGTCACGGCTTCGTCAGCGAGAAAATCAGAAGGCTTTCCCAGAACCAGAAGAGGCGATATGCCGGGAGGCCGGCGGAACCCTCACGAGTTCGGCGGGGGAGCACAATTATCGGACTCCGATGCTTGCCTGACGGCGGAGAAGTATCGGCGGCTTCGTATCGGCGCCGCTATCGCCCGCGGCCAACCGACGGAGGTCGCAGTCGCCTTTTCCGAGCTCGCGGTGTTGCTCGACGACTGGTGGTCGGACTGGAGGAGTGAgaaggacgcgagggagtTGATCTTCGAAGACCTCATGGCCGCAgctcgcgcgatggcgacgataGGGGGGCAGCGGCAATTGGACGCGGGCTCGAGACTGCTGAAGTCAGCGCAGCGAGTGCTCAAGGCTCAGAAGAAATCCGCGGTCGAAAAGGAGTACAAgcgcagcgccgtcgcgaggaaGAGAAGCGAAAAGAGGGGTGCATtcgactcggacgaggacgaggacgggccCACACAGTTCACGGAACTGCCGCAGGACATCATGGATCTGGTCTTCCGGAAGTTATACGCCTGGGACttggctcgcgcggcgtgtGTCTCCCGCTCCTGGCGTGACACCGCGAGACGAACGCTCGGGAGCTACGGGAGCTACGGACGGGGCTACCCGAACCCGAACGAGTTGAAGTGGGAGCACTTCGCCGCTCGCACTCCATGCGCGATAGCGGAGTGCCGCACCCCGCACTGGT from the Micromonas commoda chromosome 8, complete sequence genome contains:
- a CDS encoding predicted protein, producing the protein MATVRVLSTRLGRSNSPFLRHSSRGLNALALLVSTPSRSWLWSSRRLIALVLLALVVAPGTLADFEYPQSAVLTSSDGFASDYFAYPAVAVDGDTIVIGANKHGGLGVDAGAAYVYTRDFPGNLSSSWTERAILTGSATTAGERLGFSVAIDGDTLVLGAKGMNGNKGGAYVFTRDSPGDLASNWTQRAILEVSDGSGGSPGDQFGWSVAVDGDTIAVGEIFDDSSGGSAYVFRRDFAGDLSSTWSQVGAKLKPSDAASYPGSNFGVGVALDGDTLVVGSHVKASQTGGAYVFTRNNAGDLSSDWTERAILEASDGAVGDRFGNSVAIDGDTIVIGAHKDHNPDRDSGSAYIFTRNDPGSLTSAWTESKLKPDDGAADDLFGNGVSIEGDVVVIGAYGDDNSKGSNSGAVYVFWRDSTDPSGWTQVAKLIANDGAQNTMLGYGVAISGDTLVAGRSAVNGGSAYVFTKFAYCDASASPANGAVGDCTSRLAAGTTCQPTCDEGYLVSGPSACDAEGVNTSAICRELTCCERTFVKFGFGVPYS
- a CDS encoding predicted protein; translation: MTEAENKAEAPAANGDGAAKAKKDKGPIGYHYWHQQANQGTAPKAAPVKLSEEEADKLAKQMSGGGVGLSSWNRAGTWEERGHTDWAKARVEELVVGKTIDVAGGGAAVVKEVKTFKGDATVVMVRGKPRHGFDFDVTLAWECTFEGDGEDVKPVKGTVHIPEASRDTVDDDEVEYTVKVEDRKTDRRSQEDAAYDALKGGLRTFLRETFGTIDKELLARANGGA
- a CDS encoding predicted protein, giving the protein MAAIAASSVSIAPARVAAARQSRSRARAAVVVKASADERQVEATTSRRELAVKGFAALAAVAAVRPEPAHALFGFGGDKETQYAEQTAGVIAQVRFTLDLPADSDEKAAAIEKTRKLTNDWVARYRRDKGITGRPSYGNVYSALNAVSGHYNNFGTKYPLPQKRKDRVLQEFETAEIALSRGR
- a CDS encoding predicted protein, which translates into the protein MAWLISWSSLLMLWAGGPMMFVTCCLVTYCYCCSRRKTITKKSQRHRLQLPL
- a CDS encoding cyclin like protein (expressed); its protein translation is MPGGRRNPHEFGGGAQLSDSDACLTAEKYRRLRIGAAIARGQPTEVAVAFSELAVLLDDWWSDWRSEKDARELIFEDLMAAARAMATIGGQRQLDAGSRLLKSAQRVLKAQKKSAVEKEYKRSAVARKRSEKRGAFDSDEDEDGPTQFTELPQDIMDLVFRKLYAWDLARAACVSRSWRDTARRTLGSYGSYGRGYPNPNELKWEHFAARTPCAIAECRTPHWSSEGFEFDCLVSDKRSPDGKRCRIVQPAIISSGEDGVPTPRMRRENLEVTDLYMYSKRMLRDYLYGVPDSSDEDTDSSEGEMGTKFWRLPTI
- a CDS encoding mRNA decapping protein 2 (Both Dcp2 and Dcp2p domains; Dcp2, box A domain. This domain is always found to the amino terminal side of pfam00293) produces the protein MAMNWQQELLAQTIAAAQPAAKKSKKAKGASVPVPKVGPNVVHSKATVAQPKMLLDNLNAKNLPKAELLEELAARFVTNCPPEELKVFERLMFLVEQAHWYYEDFVRVEQPNLKTLRLRDFTELMFHKVKALAHNKGRTDEIYKKFTNYKFSVPTGGVIILNPKLDKVLMVKGYKANSGWGFPKGKINKDEPEADCAAREVTEEVGVDFRPWIKEDDSIVMFRTIDQELGLKQRSRLFIVPGISEQTPFATLTRKEISGIAWHPLTMLAKDAGGKKYFFCKPYLQPLLQWIKNYKKKMGKAAFATVDLGFMPATPGGDALAPAQMYTPKGAAPPGDRFPSLSNFTFDVKKVNKVMAAA